Genomic DNA from Paenibacillus borealis:
GGTGAAGCCTACAACAAAGAGACCTATAAGCTGATGAATGAGCTCTCCTTCAATGCGAAGATCGCAGCGGGCGGAGCGGTCAGCGAGAAGCTGTGAAGCACAAGCAGCGCTGGCGGAATAGCAATAAGCCCGGTGGATCGGCTTCATCCTTCCCTCGGGCTTATTTGTTATGGAACCGGGTGATATTCATTTTGTGCTATTCATTATTAGCATTGTACTAACGGCGTGCAGCTAATCTACTCTACAATATGAATATTAGTTCATCATCAAGGAGGTATGGCTAGAAGTGGGAACCGGAACTGTTAGAAGCAAAGTTAAGTTTGATGAGAACTGGGGCTTTTATAAAGGGGAGCTCCAGATTCCTTATGCAGTCAAGGGTGGGATGACAGGCGGTATTACAGATACGGGCGCTCTCCGGGAGGGCGAGTGGCTGGATATCGCTTTTAACGATAAAGGGATGGGGGAGCAGCAGCTGGAATGGACCGCACTCAGCCTGCCGCATGACTGGTGTGTGGAGCAGCAGTATGTTCAGGATGGACAACTTGGCGCAAGGGACGGCAGCCATGGTTATTTGCCGGGCGGAACCGGCTTCTACCGCAAGACCTTTGAGCTTCCGGCAGACGCTGCGGGCAGTAAGTGGACGGTTCATTTCGATGGAGTGTCAGGTACTGCTACGGTGTGGGTTAATGGGCATCTGATCGGCTCTCATCATGGCGGATATATTGGCTCCAGTTATGATCTGTCGGATGTTCTCCGCTATGGCGGAGAGGGCAGTAATGTCATTCTGGTCAAAGTTGATGCTACCGAATGTGAAGGCTGGTGGTATGAGGGCTGCGGCATTTACCGTCATGTCTGGCTGGAGAATACGGACCGCCTGCATGTAGCCGAATACGGCACCTATATTACCACACCTGAAGTTGCCAAAGAAAAGGCAGTTGTCAGCATCCGTACACGCCTCCGCAATGATTATACTGAGGGCATGCCGGTATCCCTGCGCACGGTGATCTATGATGCGGATGGAATGCAGATCTGTGCGGATTCGGCAGATGCCTTTGCAGACTGGCATGCTGAGACGGAGCTGGAGCAGAGCTTTGAGGTGGAGCAGCCTATGCTATGGGGTATTGAATCGCCGTATTTGTACAGGGCGGAATCGGTTGTTATCTATAATGGGAACGAGCTTGACCGGTACGAGACCGTGTTCGGCATCCGCAGCATCCGCTTCGATGCGGAGGAAGGGTTCTTCCTGAACGGAGAACCGCTGTTAATCAAAGGCACCTGCAACCATCAGGATTTCGCCGGTGTTGGCGTAGCGCTGCCGGACAGCCTGATCGAATACAAGCTTAGACTGCTGCAGGAGATGGGCTCTAACGCCTACCGCAGTGCCCATCATCCGCCGACTCCCGAGCTGCTGGATATGTGTGACCGGATGGGGATACTGGTGATGGATGAGAACCGCAAGCTCGACAGCAGCCCGGAGGGCCTGAGCCACCTGGAGCGGATGCTCTACCGGGACCGGAATCACCCCTGTGTCATCATCTGGAACCTGGAGAATGAGGAGGTTCTTGAAGGTACCGTGACAGGTGCCCGGATACTGAAGACGCTCGCGGATCGGACCCGCCGGATTGATCCAACCCGCCCGACCTCTGCGGCGATGAACCATGGCTGGAACGAGAATGGCTATAACGATGTGGTAGAGATTACCGGCTACAATTATGGACACCGGGATACCCATAATATCGACATCCGTGACCACGGGCTATATCCGGAGCGGCTGATGATCGGCAGTGAATGTGCCAGTTACACCGCAACCCGGGGAATTTATGAAGATGATCCGGTCAAGGGCTACTGTTCCGAATACGGCACGAACATTCCTTCCTGGGGCTGCACCCCGCAGCAGGCGTGGAATGATCTGGTGAATCACCGCTTTTTGACCGGCGTCTTCATGTGGACCGGATTTGATTACCGGGGGGAGCCGACCCCTTATCTCTGGCCGTGCATCAACTCGCATTTTGGGCTGATGGACACCTGCGGATTCCCCAAAGACAGCTATTATTATATGCAGGCGGTATGGAAGGACGAGCCGATGGTTCATGTGCTGCCGCATTGGAACTGGCCGGGTTCAGAGGGTAAGCCGGTCGAGGTGCGCGTATTCTCTAACACGGAGACGGTGGAGCTGAGCCTGAACGGCAGAAGTCTGGGTGAGCAGCAGGTGGATAGGAACGGGTATTTATCATGGGAAGTCATCTATGAGCCCGGGGAGCTACAGGCTATCGGCAAACGAGGCGGTGTTGCCATTGCCGAGAATGCTGTAGTCACAGCTGGCCAGCCGCATCAGATCGCATTATTCCCTGACCGGCTGGCGGGCCGGGCGGATGGCAGTGATACGATTCCGGTCCGCGTGGCTGTCCTGGATAAGTACGGCTACGTCGTACCCACAGCCGATAACGAGATCCGGTTTGAAGTGACGGGAGCCGGAGCTCTGCTCGGCTTAGGCAACGGAAATCCAAGCAGTCATGAGCCGGATAAGTCTCCGCTGCGGCGTGCGTTCAACGGCTGGTGTCTGGCCTTGATCCAGGCGTCGCATGAAGCCGGCTCCATTCAGGTACGGGCTGTGTCCACGGGACTGGCCTCTGCGGAAGTGGTGCTGCAGGTGACTGCCGAATAATCATAAGGCGCGAAGTGAACTTCTGGAGCGGCTATTTATTTCCGGCGGGTGGAACGATAATATATAAGATGAACCAATGAAGATAACAAAGCGAGAAGGAACGAAGGGGGATTTTGGAACTGTAGGAGCGGTAGCGACCGCCTTTGTCACCG
This window encodes:
- the galA gene encoding beta-galactosidase GalA translates to MGTGTVRSKVKFDENWGFYKGELQIPYAVKGGMTGGITDTGALREGEWLDIAFNDKGMGEQQLEWTALSLPHDWCVEQQYVQDGQLGARDGSHGYLPGGTGFYRKTFELPADAAGSKWTVHFDGVSGTATVWVNGHLIGSHHGGYIGSSYDLSDVLRYGGEGSNVILVKVDATECEGWWYEGCGIYRHVWLENTDRLHVAEYGTYITTPEVAKEKAVVSIRTRLRNDYTEGMPVSLRTVIYDADGMQICADSADAFADWHAETELEQSFEVEQPMLWGIESPYLYRAESVVIYNGNELDRYETVFGIRSIRFDAEEGFFLNGEPLLIKGTCNHQDFAGVGVALPDSLIEYKLRLLQEMGSNAYRSAHHPPTPELLDMCDRMGILVMDENRKLDSSPEGLSHLERMLYRDRNHPCVIIWNLENEEVLEGTVTGARILKTLADRTRRIDPTRPTSAAMNHGWNENGYNDVVEITGYNYGHRDTHNIDIRDHGLYPERLMIGSECASYTATRGIYEDDPVKGYCSEYGTNIPSWGCTPQQAWNDLVNHRFLTGVFMWTGFDYRGEPTPYLWPCINSHFGLMDTCGFPKDSYYYMQAVWKDEPMVHVLPHWNWPGSEGKPVEVRVFSNTETVELSLNGRSLGEQQVDRNGYLSWEVIYEPGELQAIGKRGGVAIAENAVVTAGQPHQIALFPDRLAGRADGSDTIPVRVAVLDKYGYVVPTADNEIRFEVTGAGALLGLGNGNPSSHEPDKSPLRRAFNGWCLALIQASHEAGSIQVRAVSTGLASAEVVLQVTAE